The following are encoded together in the Kribbella sp. CA-293567 genome:
- a CDS encoding ABC transporter ATP-binding protein — MLTAIVRRAATLVVRAAAAVRLVFAIDPIRSGLVLSGAVLLGAVPVAIGWLTKALIDAITDSARLGVLVGIAVGLIAATAVSQLVPTLLNLAESELSRRVAAATKEKLFTKVNGFAGLGYFEQPAFHDKLRLALEAGEYAPTQILRTLTGTVQRVITLAGFLVALWLIHPLITLLAVLAAVPQLLVELRLSRERFSLQAELSPAERKQLFYSMLQTQAAAAKEIRLFGLGRYFRDLMMAELATTHRGQRRMDRRMAVARIGLDLVSVVPFAIALVWVARSVASGQLGAGDVVLFLAALAAVTAGTAELAVLVARFDELALTLGRFDELLALEPDLPVREGKTAPALRSGVELQDVWFRYREDLPWTLRGVSLRIPAGSSVAVVGPNGAGKSTLVKLLCRLYDPERGEIRWDGEDLRDLDPASLRNRIGSVFQDFVSYDLSARANIGLGDLPAMDDLERIRTAADQVGLGATLDALPRGFDTALTRMFLDEAPDDELPDGEADQAPGGSYLSGGQWQRLAIARMLMRADRDLLLLDEPSSGLDARAEYELHRVVSEVTQGRTRLLVSHRLNAVRDADLIVVVDQGEIVEQGNHHALIAADGLYAELFRLQSTGYADPSPAPGVSPQPADHQADHLVVSDRTEVP, encoded by the coding sequence GTGCTGACGGCGATCGTCCGGCGGGCCGCGACCCTCGTCGTCCGGGCGGCGGCGGCCGTCCGGCTCGTCTTCGCGATCGATCCGATCCGGTCGGGGCTGGTGCTGTCCGGCGCGGTGCTGCTCGGCGCCGTGCCGGTGGCGATCGGCTGGCTCACCAAGGCGCTGATCGACGCCATCACCGACTCGGCCCGGCTCGGCGTCCTGGTGGGTATCGCCGTCGGCCTGATCGCGGCGACCGCGGTGTCACAGCTCGTGCCCACTCTGCTCAACCTGGCGGAGTCGGAGCTGAGCCGGCGAGTCGCGGCTGCCACCAAGGAGAAACTGTTCACGAAGGTCAACGGGTTCGCCGGCCTCGGCTACTTCGAGCAACCGGCCTTCCACGACAAGCTGCGGCTCGCGCTGGAGGCGGGGGAGTACGCCCCGACCCAGATCCTGCGGACGCTGACCGGGACCGTGCAGCGCGTGATCACGCTGGCCGGGTTCCTGGTGGCGCTGTGGTTGATCCATCCGCTCATCACGCTGCTGGCCGTGCTCGCCGCCGTGCCGCAGTTGCTCGTCGAGCTGCGGCTGAGCCGGGAACGCTTCTCGTTGCAGGCCGAGCTGAGTCCGGCCGAGCGTAAGCAGTTGTTCTACTCGATGCTGCAGACCCAGGCCGCGGCGGCCAAGGAGATCCGGCTGTTCGGTCTCGGCCGCTACTTCCGTGACCTGATGATGGCCGAACTGGCGACCACCCACCGGGGTCAGCGCCGGATGGACCGCCGGATGGCGGTGGCCCGGATCGGGCTCGATCTGGTCTCGGTGGTGCCGTTCGCGATCGCGCTGGTCTGGGTCGCCCGTTCGGTCGCGTCCGGCCAGCTCGGCGCCGGCGACGTCGTACTGTTCCTGGCGGCCCTGGCCGCCGTGACTGCCGGTACGGCGGAACTCGCTGTCCTGGTCGCCCGCTTCGACGAACTGGCGCTGACCCTGGGCCGGTTCGACGAACTGCTCGCCCTCGAACCGGACCTGCCGGTCCGGGAAGGCAAGACAGCGCCGGCGCTGCGCAGCGGTGTCGAACTGCAAGATGTCTGGTTCCGCTACCGCGAGGACCTGCCCTGGACCCTGCGTGGCGTCAGTCTCCGCATCCCGGCTGGTTCGTCGGTGGCTGTTGTCGGGCCGAACGGCGCGGGCAAGAGCACCCTGGTGAAGCTGCTCTGCCGCCTGTACGACCCGGAGCGCGGCGAGATCCGGTGGGACGGCGAAGATCTGCGGGACCTCGATCCGGCTTCGTTGCGGAACCGGATCGGGTCGGTCTTCCAGGACTTCGTCAGCTACGACCTCAGCGCCCGCGCGAACATCGGCCTCGGTGATCTGCCGGCCATGGACGACCTCGAACGGATCCGGACCGCGGCCGACCAGGTCGGGCTCGGCGCGACGCTGGACGCGTTGCCGAGAGGTTTCGACACGGCCCTGACCCGGATGTTCCTCGACGAGGCGCCGGACGACGAGCTACCGGACGGCGAAGCAGACCAAGCGCCCGGCGGCAGCTATCTGTCCGGCGGGCAGTGGCAGCGGCTGGCGATCGCCAGGATGCTGATGCGCGCCGATCGCGACCTGCTGCTGCTGGACGAACCGAGCTCCGGGCTCGACGCCCGCGCGGAGTACGAGCTGCATCGGGTGGTGTCGGAGGTGACCCAGGGCCGGACCCGGCTGCTGGTGTCGCACCGGCTCAACGCCGTCCGGGACGCGGACCTGATCGTGGTCGTCGATCAGGGCGAGATCGTGGAGCAGGGCAACCATCACGCCCTGATCGCCGCCGACGGCCTGTACGCCGAACTGTTCCGCCTGCAGAGCACCGGGTACGCCGATCCGTCACCCGCGCCGGGGGTCTCCCCACAGCCGGCGGACCACCAGGCCGATCACCTCGTCGTCAGCGACCGCACCGAAGTGCCGTGA
- a CDS encoding TlpA family protein disulfide reductase: MSPVLVAALVLLGLLLVLNLLLTTAVIRKLRRHDELLRDFDGSAPLSVLPQIRVGAPVPDFTTEATDGQLTEADLRSTETLIAFAAPGCGGCEAARPRLIEMLEARRRRGEAGIVVIADDEGDGGTLVGEFSAHARVIVEHPADGAIHQALGIAMYPNYVLVGADGRVTRVGGDLDEIAAAVPIRS, encoded by the coding sequence ATGTCGCCTGTTCTCGTGGCCGCTCTCGTTCTGCTCGGTCTCCTCCTGGTGCTCAACCTGCTGCTGACCACCGCGGTGATCCGCAAGCTCCGCCGCCACGACGAGTTGCTCCGCGACTTCGACGGTTCGGCGCCGTTGTCGGTGCTGCCGCAGATCAGGGTCGGCGCGCCCGTACCGGACTTCACCACCGAAGCGACCGACGGTCAGCTGACCGAAGCCGATCTGCGGTCCACCGAGACGTTGATCGCGTTCGCCGCGCCCGGCTGCGGTGGCTGCGAGGCCGCGCGGCCGCGGCTGATCGAGATGCTCGAGGCCCGCCGCCGGCGCGGCGAGGCGGGCATCGTGGTGATCGCGGACGACGAGGGCGACGGCGGCACGCTGGTCGGGGAGTTCAGCGCGCACGCCCGGGTGATCGTCGAGCACCCCGCCGACGGCGCGATCCATCAGGCACTCGGGATCGCGATGTACCCGAACTACGTGCTGGTCGGCGCCGACGGCCGGGTCACCAGGGTCGGTGGGGATCTCGACGAGATCGCGGCCGCGGTACCGATCCGGTCTTGA